The Pusillibacter faecalis genome has a window encoding:
- the trxA gene encoding thioredoxin has translation MAIMHVTKNNFQEEVIQSDQPVLLDFWANWCGPCRMVGPVVEEIAQERPDVKVGKIDVDEQRELAAAFQIMSIPTLVVMQDGKVTQQVVGLRPKEQILAMLDRGN, from the coding sequence ATGGCGATCATGCATGTTACGAAGAATAATTTTCAAGAGGAAGTCATCCAGAGTGACCAGCCTGTGCTACTGGATTTTTGGGCCAACTGGTGCGGACCCTGCAGGATGGTGGGCCCAGTGGTGGAGGAGATTGCTCAGGAGCGGCCCGATGTCAAGGTGGGCAAGATCGACGTGGATGAGCAGCGGGAGCTGGCTGCCGCCTTCCAGATCATGAGTATTCCCACGCTGGTGGTGATGCAAGACGGAAAGGTGACGCAGCAAGTAGTTGGATTACGGCCTAAGGAGCAGATTTTGGCCATGCTGGATAGGGGGAACTGA